Proteins from a genomic interval of Trifolium pratense cultivar HEN17-A07 linkage group LG6, ARS_RC_1.1, whole genome shotgun sequence:
- the LOC123890597 gene encoding probable leucine-rich repeat receptor-like protein kinase At1g35710, with the protein MNFTKYLVLNLYGPKMWIVFLLIWGLIIGTESSTLTSQPEMEANAIYNSGWWNTSHGYYNISNRCNWGQISCNKAGSIIQINIDRFYSGWGISFGTLNLSTFHNLETLVITNARLQGTIPKEIGLLSKLTFLDLSKNSLVGEIPPSLGNLTQLKHLDISYNLFNGSFPITITGIGLIIHLDLSSNSFKGEVPHLIKNLRQLEYLDISYNYIDGSIPFDELGFLKNLTKLSLSNNRLKGEIPSSLGNLKKLEDLDISFNKIEGSIPLELGFLRKLTTLDLSFNRLNGNLPISITNLTQLKFIYISHNYLRGSLPSNLGQLSNLQILYLNNNSFSGTFPISLNNLTQLKYLNTIDLSHNNISGEIPSTLGGFRHLLLNNNNLTGTIPQSICNITDVDISYNYLRGPIPFCVKPYAVIGNKDVCTNSYYNRIYFHFHACSPGNKVNHHVAIFLPILIVLILAFSSLVCFKLCNNSIKKNNGNTMTTKNGDVFCIWNYDGKIAHDDIIRATEDFDMRYCIGTGAYGSVYKAQLPCGKVVALKKLHGYEAEVPAFDESFRNEVKILSEIRHRHIVKLYGFCLHKRIMFLIYQYMEKGSLFSVLYDDVEAVEFNWRKRVNIVKGVASALSYLHHDCTTPIVHRDVSSGNILLNSEWQPSVSDFGTARLLQHDSSNRTIVAGTIGYIAPELAYTMVVSEKCDVYSFGVVALETLMGRHPQELLSSLQLASTQNMKLCEVLDQRLPFPNNAMVLLDIIRVAVIAFACLNFNPSSRPTMKRVSQSFATELTPLTIPLSEISMQQLMSQEFKALFHILNH; encoded by the exons ATGAACTTTACAAAATATTTAGTTTTGAATTTGTATGGTCCAAAAATGTGGATAGTCTTTCTTCTTATTTGGGGATTGATTATTGGGACTGAATCTTCTACATTGACATCTCAACCTGAAATGGAAGCAAATGCTATTTACAATAGTGGATGGTGGAACACTTCTCATGGATACTACAACATCTCGAATCGGTGTAATTGGGGTCAGATATCTTGCAACAAGGCTGGAAGCATCATACAAATCAACATAGACCGTTTTTATTCAGGTTGGGGAATAAGTTTTGGAACACTCAACTTGTCTACTTTCCACAATTTAGAAACCCTTGTTATCACGAATGCTAGACTACAAGGGACTATCCCAAAAGAAATCGGTCTTCTCTCCAAACTCACTTTTCTTGATCTGTCTAAAAATTCCCTTGTAGGTGAGATACCTCCTTCACTAGGAAACCTTACACAATTAAAGCACTTAGATATATCTTACAACCTATTTAATGGGAGTTTTCCTATTACTATCACAGGAATTGGACTAATAATTCATCTTGATTTGTCTAGTAATTCTTTTAAAGGTGAGGTACctcatttaataaaaaatcttagACAATTAGAGTACCTAGACATATCTTACAATTACATTGATGGTTCTATTCCTTTTGATGAGTTGGGGTTTCTGAAAAATCTCACTAAATTAAGTCTATCCAACAATAGGCTCAAAGGTGAGATACCTTCTTCACTAGGAAATCTCAAAAAATTAGAGGACCTAGACATCTCCTTCAACAAAATTGAAGGTTCTATTCCTCTTGAGTTGGGATTCTTGAGAAAACTCACTACATTAGATCTATCATTCAATAGACTCAACGGAAACTTGCCTATTTCCATTACAAATCTCACACAATTAAAATTCATTTATATCTCTCACAATTATCTCAGAGGTTCCCTCCCATCTAACTTGGGTCAATTAAGCAACTTGCAAATCCTGTATTTAAATAACAACTCCTTCAGTGGGACCTTTCCTATTTCTTTGAATAATCTCACACAATTAAAATACCTTAACACAATTGACCTCAGTCACAATAACATTAGTGGTGAAATTCCTTCTACGCTAGGAGGCTTTCGACATCTTCTTTTAAACAATAATAATCTCACTGGAACAATTCCCCAATCTATTTGTAATATCACTGATGTTGACATTTCCTATAATTATTTGAGGGGTCCCATTCCATTTTGTGTTAAGCCTTATGCAGTAATAGGGAACAAGGATGTATGCACTAACTCTTATTACAATCGAATCTACTTTCATTTTCATGCTTGCTCGCCTGGTAATAAAGTAAATCACCATGTTGCCATTTTTCTTCCTATCCTTATTGTTCTAATCCTAGCCTTCTCAAGTCTCGTGTGCTTTAAACTTTGTAATAATTCTATCAAGAAAAACAATGGAAACACAATGACAACAAAGAATGGAGATGTTTTTTGTATATGGAATTATGATGGCAAAATAGCACATGATGACATCATTAGAGCAACAGAAGACTTTGACATGAGATATTGCATTGGTACAGGAGCATATGGAAGTGTTTACAAGGCGCAATTACCGTGCGGAAAAGTTGTTGCCTTAAAAAAACTTCACGGTTATGAAGCAGAAGTGCCAGCTTTTGATGAAAGTTTTAGAAATGAAGTGAAAATATTATCAGAAATAAGGCACCGACATATTGTGAAGCTTTATGGATTCTGCTTGCACAAAAGAATCATGTTTTTGATCTACCAATACATGGAGAAAGGAAGCTTGTTCTCTGTCTTGTATGATGACGTAGAGGCCGTGGAATTCAATTGGAGAAAAAGGGTTAACATTGTTAAAGGAGTAGCATCTGCTCTTTCATATCTTCATCATGATTGCACGACTCCAATAGTGCATCGAGATGTATCTAGTGGAAATATCTTGCTAAACTCCGAGTGGCAGCCTAGTGTGTCTGACTTTGGCACAGCTCGACTCCTTCAACATGATTCATCCAATCGAACAATAGTTGCTGGAACAATCGGATATATAGCTCCTG AGCTTGCATATACCATGGTTGTGAGCGAAAAGTGTGATGTATATAGTTTTGGAGTAGTAGCACTAGAAACTTTAATGGGAAGACACCCTCAGGAACTATTGTCGTCACTTCAATTAGCATCAACTCAAAACATGAAATTATGTGAAGTATTAGACCAACGTCTCCCATTTCCAAATAATGCGATGGTGTTACTTGACATAATTCGTGTAGCTGTAATAGCATTTGCATGCTTAAATTTCAATCCTAGCTCTCGACCAACGATGAAACGTGTGTCACAGAGCTTTGCCACTGAGCTTACACCATTAACCATTCCTTTGAGTGAAATTTCAATGCAGCAACTAATGAGTCAAGAATTCAAAGCATTATTTCATATTCTCAACCATTGA